The Macaca mulatta isolate MMU2019108-1 chromosome X, T2T-MMU8v2.0, whole genome shotgun sequence DNA window ggtctgtcgcccaggctggagtgcagtgcagagctcactgtaagctccgccccccgggttcccgccattctcctgcctcagcctcccgagtagctgggactacaggcgccgccacctcgcccggctaattttttgtattttttagtagagacgggtttcaccgcgttagccaggatggtctcgatctcctgacctcgtgatccgcccgtctcggcctcccaaagtgctgggattacaggcctgagccaccgcgcccggccgaacttCTTAGTATGGATGGAGCTTAAAGAGCCAAGTGGCAAGAGACTATATTAGAGAGATTGGTAAGGACCACATCATGGTTAACTCTTAGTGAacaaagaatatagaaaatacCAAAGAGAGGAACTATTCCTTCCCCCATTACTCATGGGATGATAAGAGTTTATGTCATGTCTTTTCAtcagcacaatttgttgaattATCCAGTAAACCCAGATTAAGAATGAAGACTTCCTGGACCACTAAAGTTAAAGGTCAAAAAGGCTTGGGAATCAAGGTGCTGATGAGGAGAATCAACTCTTGGATCTACTCTGCCCTTTTCTCAGTACTTTACCTTTTTCTTAAAGTCACCGTGTTCTCTCAGAATGCGTTTTACAATGTCTTGCTACcttaggtacttaataaatgttgccCTGAAAGTTTGGTCATATATCAACCTTGTTATGTTATGCTAAGCTCTAGgagaggtggttttttttttttcctttctttccaaggAGACCAGCATACCTTTACTTTGCCATTCTGAAAGAAGAGAGTCCAGTGATGGCCATCTTGACTGCTGGAGATGAGGAACTCCTTCACATACATGTTGGTAAGTAGAGATTTTACTCCCTGAGTAGTTATTCCTGTGACTTTCATTGTCTTCTGGAAGTCCACTTGCAGCCACTCTTTTGGATTATTCACCTGAGGGCAATAGAGTTGGATTAGTAGCCTCTTGGTAACCATTTACTCCCAGAAATTCCCAAATCCCTCTTAACCATACCACAGCATTTCTCACTCtactttcttttttggagatggagtctcgctttgtcacccgggcgggagtgcaatggcacgatctcagctcactgaacctctgcctcccaagttcaagcgattctcctgcctcagcctcccgagtacctgtggttacaggtacccaccaccatgcccggataattttctatttttagtagagatgaggcttcaccaggttggccaggctggtcttgaactcctgactttaggtgatctgccacctaggcctcccaaagtgctaggattacaggagtgagccactgtgcccagcctcactctttctttctttctttcttttttttttttttttttttttttttgagacggagtcaggCACGGTCGCCTGGGCcagagtgcaatagtgtgatctcagctcactgcaacgtccgcctcccaggttcatgtgattatcctgcctcagcaaaagactggtctcgaactcctgaccttgtgatcagcccgcctcagcctcccaaagtgctgggattacaggcatgagccaccgcgctgccAGGCCTCTACTTTCTATTGGCTAATCAGTCTCTCTTATTCAACTCTAAGCAACTTCAGGGCCAAAATTTTTCACAATTCACCTTTGTATCCCTAGACGCATCCTGGGGATACTAAGATGCACAGTAAATGTTTACTTTCCATTGATGTAAtgagaaacctggaaagaaagCTAATTGttgatatttatatgtaaaatggacTTTAGCTTCTACAATTCTTTGACAGATATTAGCCCATAATCAAACTTCCTTGACACTCTTTTTAGGACTAACAGTTGACAGAAATACCTCGGAAGAAACAGTCAAGGGCTTCCCCCATTTTTTCCCCAACCACTGCTTTGAGTCAGTTAAAGAGTAAATCTGTTGCCTCTTACCTGAGGTCTCCAGGCATTACTCCTTCCTTGGAGGTTAAGTCGAGCTTTTGAAGGAGACCAGGTGGCAAACATATTGGTGAAGTAGGATGAAGCAGTAATCTGTGCATCTGATATTGCTTTACTCTCCATTCCCAACGGCATGCTGCaacctcaaagaaaagaaaaaagaaggttaTCACAAGGACATGCTTCAGCATCAGTTATACTGAGCAGCCTCCACTGATATTCTAGGGCTACTGTCATCGTAATATCATTTCTCAGGTGTTAACTTTTGCATAGATTCTgttattggttttttgttttgttttgttttttgagatggagtctcgctttgttacccaggctggagtgcagtggcgtgatctcggctcactgcaacctccacctcccgggttcaagtgattctcttgcctcagcctccagagtagctgggactacaggcgcacgccaccatgaccagctaattttttgtatttttagtacagacggggtttcaccgtgttagccaggatggtcttgatctcctgacctcgtgatctgcccaccttggcctcccaaagtgctgggattaccggtgtgagccaccacgcccagccaattctGTTATTGTTATCTGTTTTCTGGCCAGCTCTTCCCACTTTGTGTGACTCTTtaattttccttgtttcttttcttcttctacttttattttaggttctagGGGGTATATGGGTAGGTTTGTtgcatgggtaaattgcatgtcactgagGCTTGGTGTATGAATGATCCCCTCACCCAGGTAGTGAGTGTAGTACCCAATACGTAACCTTCAAACCCACACCCCCCTCCCAACCTCTCCCCTCCTGAGTTTCCATTATTGTGTCCATGTGCatttaatgtttagctcccatttatgagaacaggtgatatttggttttctgttcttgcattagttcatttatgataatggcctctagctgcatctatgttgctgaaaaggacatgaactcattcttttttatggctgcatagtattccatggtatgtatgtaccacattttctttatccagtctgttgttgatgggcatttaggttgattccatgcctttgctattgtgaatcgtgcggaaatgaatatatgtatacatgtgtctttatgacagaatgatttatattcctttgagtatacacCCAGTTATGGcgttgctgggttgaatggtatttctgggtTTGCCCAGGACTGCGCTGGTTTTAGCACTGACAATTTTGTGTCCTGATACTGGGAACCCTCCCCCAGTCTCAGGATAACTAGAACAGTTAGTCGCCCTACCCACAGTTGAGGGAAGAAGAATATAGGATGACTTGGCACTTACTATTTAAATCACAGCCCATCAACTCCATGCGAAGAGTGCTGCGAATGCTATAATGAGTTGGGTGCAAACGGATGTATCGAGCAATAATTGGAGGGTTAAAAATATTGTGTTTTATCCCAGATGAATCCACATTGCCAAAGAAGACCTGTATGGAGAGATTAgcacaaatacatggaaagtgAATACAcagtaaaaaacaattttttgtcaATCACATCTTCCTTCTAATTTGCTTTGTGCATTTCTCAACAGCACCCAACATCTACGTAAGACAACTATGGTTAGATGAATGTTACGATGGTAGACACAAAGGAGGAAAGCACCAAGAAGAAGTGGGAACAAGGGAAATTATTAGGTCTGGGGCAAGTGAAGTCATTTTCTACTgcaaactgaacaacctgctcctgaatgactaccaggtaaataatgaaatgaaggcagatgTAAAgctgttctttgaaaccaaggagaacgaagacacaacgtaccagaatctctaggacacatttaaaccagtgtttagagggaaatttatagcactaaatgcccacaagagaaagcaggaaatattgaaaattgacaccctaacatcaaaattaaagaattagagaagtaacagcaaacaaattcaaaagctagcagaagacatgaaataactaagatcagagcagaactgaaagagatagagacacgaaaaactcttcaaaaaatcaatgaatccaggatcgtgatctgcccgccttggcctcccaaagtgctgggattacaggcgtgagccaccgcgcctggccttcactt harbors:
- the F8 gene encoding coagulation factor VIII isoform X10, translating into MALKMTVTASSTVYPSDQGPAPHWLGSRNQWARTSGEGHARPVFFGNVDSSGIKHNIFNPPIIARYIRLHPTHYSIRSTLRMELMGCDLNSCSMPLGMESKAISDAQITASSYFTNMFATWSPSKARLNLQGRSNAWRPQVNNPKEWLQVDFQKTMKVTGITTQGVKSLLTNMYVKEFLISSSQDGHHWTLFFQNGKVKVFQGNQDSFTPVVNSLDSPLLTRYLRIHPQSWVHQIALRIEVLGCEAQELY
- the F8 gene encoding coagulation factor VIII isoform X9 codes for the protein MWAPKLARLHYSGSINAWSTKEPFSWIKVDLLAPMIIHGIKTQGARQKFSSLYISQFIIMYSLDGKKWQTYRGNSTGTLMVFFGNVDSSGIKHNIFNPPIIARYIRLHPTHYSIRSTLRMELMGCDLNSCSMPLGMESKAISDAQITASSYFTNMFATWSPSKARLNLQGRSNAWRPQVNNPKEWLQVDFQKTMKVTGITTQGVKSLLTNMYVKEFLISSSQDGHHWTLFFQNGKVKVFQGNQDSFTPVVNSLDSPLLTRYLRIHPQSWVHQIALRIEVLGCEAQELY